A segment of the Juglans regia cultivar Chandler chromosome 15, Walnut 2.0, whole genome shotgun sequence genome:
TttgtagtaacaaaaataaatagaaaattgttGAGCCTTCACAGTGTATTCAAATCTTCAACCCCAATTGATAAACATTAAACAAGACACACTACATAGATGTTATTCaagtagaaaaattacaaaaccctATCAATGTAATTTCAGTTACCCAATCTCAAAACCcaatttcacaaacccaatcacaaaacccaatcaaagTAAAATTCGGATtcaaaaaaccctaatatcacaaatatcagctatcatattttcaaaataattttacaaacttaatcacaaaatcctaatatcacaaacacaataataaacacaatcacaaaaaattctaaatttcggattcaaaaaccctaatatcacaaaactgaaaacccaatcacaaaaattccaatatcacaaaacccaatcacaaaaatcctaatatcacaaaactcaatcacaaaaatcctagTAGAGTAgtatgtaatttcaaaaaaaaaaattaccgttCGAGGCAGACTCGGTAGACAAATAGGGgccgagagagttgagagaagagTGAGTGAGAGACGAGACGCCGAGGCAGAGTTAGAGAGGAGAGAGTGAGCggatgagagagtgagaggcaaGCCGTGAGACAAAATACTGAGAGTCTGAGACTGAGAGTTTGAGAAGTGAGAGGCAGAGGCTATCCACTTACGAGAGAGACGATTTTAGGATTTAGTTGTAGggaaaacgacgccgtttggcgtatttataaaatatttgattattttcatttttcaatgtgtgtgtgtgtttttctaaaatgataattagaatttatatatatttgtactacattttatatactatagtctaatagtattaatattagcctattagtatagttatattaatatattagtattagttatagtgatttagtataactatattagtataagtataactatagtctatattaaactattagtattagttaaatagttatagacttatatattagtatagcaatataatatattagactagtctaatagtattaatattagcctcctagcatagttatattaatatattagtattagttatagtgatttagtataactatattagtataagtataattatagtctacattagactattagtattagttaaatagttatagacttatatattagtatacctatattatatgtaatatattagactatataataatattaatattagactattaatatagttatatattagtattagttatagtaatttggtataagtataactagagtctatattaaactattagtattagttaaatagttatagacttatatattagtattgctatataatacattagacttataatagtattaatattagactattagtatagttatatattagtattagttatagtaatttagtataactatataagtatgactattatattagtataactataagtataactatagtctatattaaactattagtattagttaaatagttatagttaACTACAAGAACGGAtctcggaccggaccagttcaaAACCGATCCAATTGGTCCGGTTCGGACCGATTTTCTAGTTTAAATTTACACTCCTAACTATGAAGGCAGCTGTAAAAACTACAGTGGCAATTAGTGCTGCCATGAGCATGCAAGATTTTGCCGTGTTTTTCATCCACTTTAATTTCACCATTCTTCTGTAGTTCTTTATGGGTCCTCTTAAGTATATCCCTAGGTGTTTCTCCTTCTTCATTCCGCTTGTTCACATATAACTTTGGCACAATCTTTTCTATCTCCTACAATAACCAATTACTTGTAAATTTAAACATATAGAAAGGGGAGACTATGCAATATATACATGTTCGacgagaaaaaagaagaagaagaagaagttgacaTGATATTTAACACCCGCATGTACGTACTTGAAACCACAATAACTATCGTTGCATTTGAAGGGCTGCTTCTGAGACGATATTCAGTCGATCTGAAGAAGGCAATTGCCATGTTGTTCCCCCCATCGGCCTCATAGCTCGCAAGGTTGCCCTTCAAAACACctatatcatatattaaattaaaaacacgCTCTTGTCGATGTTTAACAGCAACGTGAAATAAAGTTCCATATTCCTTGTCAACTTGCCATATGAGATCGGGATAAGAGCGTATAAGTATGATTACAAATTCAAGGTTCCCTACTTTTGTAGCTTCAACAAGTAGTTTCATCATATGCTTGTCATCATCAATCGCAGTTGACGAGAAATATATGTCGCCTCTGAGTTGTTTCCAAAGGCGGTAAACTAATTGATGGGCCGATGCTTGCATCAAAGCTTTGTTGCAGAACCGACCTCTGAAGCTTAGTTAGGATTAAGAGAATTAAGATCGTCTggttaaacaaaaatattaattctataTGCGAAAAGTAGAATATCATATTGTTtaggatatatattatatataattagttctTATATTAATGGATCATTATTTCATTGCTTCAACGTCGTcatatacattttattttccaatatATGCTTTTTATTATAGCTATATAGCTTAATTAATTTCTGATCATCAATTAATTATACACGTGCAGGAAATCTAGATGCATTTCTAGTATATTAATTGCAATTAGtgacaaataatttattttaagagtctCTGAGATTAACGCCTTCAAATTTAATTAGGTACTTGCCTAGTCTTAAATAGCAAATCGCactgaaaagaagaagaattaacACTAAAATGATCTATGCATTTAACATTTATAAgtagttatttataaaaaaaataaaaataataattataagtaGTTAAAGAATTAATATGATGAGAAATGTTATTATAAGGTCTTGTACACCACACACTATAAATCCACGtaatttgatttatatttaaattttagaatttatttttcaactcaaacGTTGAATATTGTAGTCTAGAGACCTACGAATAGAGTTATTCACGGCCTTCTATCTACTTCCCAATGCCACGTGCAGGCCAGGgtatatataaaactatatatgcGTGAACAACAAATTATGAGATAACTTCCTAGTTAGCTAATGGTAGCAGCAGTCTACCACAACGTAGAAGGCACGCATGACACCTCTCTAAGGCCGGACACGTACATGACCTGGTAAATTTATATACTTGATTAATGAAGAAATTCCTCCGGTCCAGTTATAAATATACACAAGCatacttacatatatacatacgtacgtacgtacgtacatacaaacatatattTAGGTTAATAGTTTCGGTTGGAAATAAACTAACAGGAGTTTAAGCATCTTTCCCACACTGATGGCTAACTTTTGCTGCCAATTTCCGAAGGTTTTTTGGCCAACATTTCCAAAGGATACCAAAGAAGTTCCTTCTCTCCAGGTGTTAACTTTACAATTTCCAGAATTTTGTGTGATGTATCTGTTCATAAAAACCAAGACATTTGTCAAATATTGTTATTTAGTCTATTTTCAGTAACTACTATttaattggttaatagcatttttcataattactaaTTGTCTCAAACTGATGATCACAAGTGTAGGACATACCATACAAATCGGTGGAAATGGTAGCGTTAAGGAGATTAATGTGATCCAGAGAACCAAACTCTTGAATACGAGTCTTAGAGTATAAATACGACACCATGTCTCTATTTCCAGTCTTTATTGCCTCGTAAAGTGGTCAACCTTGGATATGTCATCCTTGGGGATCATTGGCAGTTTGTTGTTCTTTTTCACCATCACCTCTGCAATTGTTACGATTTCTGATTGAGCGGCAAAATAAAGGGCCGTGCAGTTGCCTGGTTTGGTTTTCGATTCTAGTCGTTCCGGTGTCATCCGTTCCACGAGTTCTTTTACAAAACAGGTGCGTTTTGCAGCTGCAGCATTGTGAAGAACTGTGGCTTCCTCTTTTGTTATGGGGGCGCCAAGCTGGTAGTTTGGATTTTTCTGGATGAAAGCTTCAGCAGCTTTCCAGTCATCTTCTAGGGCAGCTCGAGGGAGAGGAGCATAAAAGGCACGAGATtgagataattaattatcaccCTCTTCCATTATTTTTCCTCGATCTTTCTAAgaatattgaaaattaattacaagaattaatatgatattacgtatgtatatatgcatgagaTGCTTAATTAGGtgaatagatatatatacaatatatggGTGACGactgctttaaaaaataaagaaatatttttaaaaagagtaatgatactcGTAAAtcctttttacaaaattattttaatttgaaaatatttctgcaaaaccatattatttttatgttattttataaaaatatttctgattaaaaacataattatttaaaaagtaatacTACATGCAGTCGTGGAGTGTGTAAGCGCcatgcagtcattttgaaacaGAGtggaatctactattaaaaaattattatttttaatgtagcTCCCGTCTTTAAAATTCCAAAAGGTTTGTTGATGCAACTTAACGAAATGATAAGAGGCTACTAATGGGGGCAAGCAAATCAAGAAAGAAAGATCAACTGGTTGAATTGGTCTCAAATGGGGCAGTCAAAGAGCAAAGGAGAGTTAGGTTTTAGAGAATTTGAAAACTTTAACAATGATTTGCTTGCAAAGCAAGAATGGAGGCTTATAACCATTCATAACTCACTAGCAGCcacaattttgaaaataaagtacttcccaaaatcaaatttcttaaatGCAAAGTTGGGAAGCAGCCCCTCATACATATGGAGAAGCATCTTATAAGCAAGACCATTAATCCAAGAAAGTCTTATATGGCGTATAGGCAATGGAAAAACTGTTAACATATGGTCTGACCCTTGGTTACCTCAACCAGTGTTATACAAGCCTCAAAGTGGAGGCAGAATATTAGGAATTGAAGCTAAAGTGGAAAAACTCTTAACTATAGACTCAAAAAAGTGGAATATTCCTTTAATCGAATTCATTTTCAATAAGGAGGAAGCTGATCTCATTGCTCAAGTCCCTATTAGCCAATGCAACCAGCCATACAAGTTAATTTGGAGAGGTAAAGCAGATTGAAGAGGCAAAACAGATGGTATTTTTACAGTCAAAAGTGCTTACCATATACAAGGGGAGGGTAAGGAACAAACAAGGGGCCAACAACCCAGCAACAATAAAAGTTTAGAAGAATGGACCAAAATTTGGAAACTTGAAATTCCTCTTGTagcaaaaaaattttctttagaGAGCTTGCAAGAACATTTTGCCCACTAAGTTGAACCTATGCAAGAGGAGAGTTTTGGAAGATCCTACCTACCCTATGTGTTTAATGGAACCAGAAAGCATAGAACACATATTGTGGAAATGTGTCTCTACTAATGATGTCCTCATCTTATGCACCAGGACAATTCAAAAGAGCAAGAGTTCAACCAAGAATATCATGGATCTGATGCAACAAATgtttataaaactaaacaaGGTTGAAATGCAAGAGATGGCTTTAGTACTTTGGACCTTATGGTGGAGAAGAAACCAActtgttttcaaaaacatctaaATCAACCCAAACTCAGTAATCAAAAGAGTAAGACACCTACAAGAAAAGATCTTAGCAATGCAGACAAGAGAAACCATTCAGAGTTCATCTGTTAACCAAAGAAGAATATTATGGGAATGTCCACCTCAAGGTTTCTACAAAATTAATTGGGATCTGGCAGTTGAtaacaaaatttgtaaaataggGATTGGTGCTTCTGTCAGAGATGAACTTGGCAGATTTTTGGCAACCTTGAAAGAGAAACAAGATTCATTACCAAACCCTTTGCTAGCAGAGGCATTAGCAGCACGTAGAGCAACAAGATTTGGTTTGGAACTTGGCATGTACAGAGTTATTTTGGAAGGAGATTCCCAAACTGTTGTCAATGAGGTGCAACAGATGCAAAAAACTCAGAGCTACTTTGGCATGATTATCTCTGATTTAAAAGCAACCTTAGATCAATATGATGAATGGAAGATTTGCCATATAAATCGTGAAGGAAATTCAGTGGCTCATGAACTAGGAAAAGATGCATTACTTGTAACTGATTACATAGTATAGCTGGAGGAAAATCGAAATTGTTTTCAATCTATGTAATGTTCATGTTAATCAATGAATgaggttattttaaaaaaaacaaaaaaacaaaaacaaagaccGATCGACATCATGttgatatttgatatttttttttttttttttttaaattttgggttTAACATCACGTAAGTTGTAACATGGATGTCAAGCTTTCCACATGGCATTAGCCAATCGAAGACCGACATCATCACGTGGATATTTAATGCTTATTGTGATTTAACATAACGCAACATGGATGACAATTCAGCTTTTCACATGCATGGCTATCGAGACATTGCAATTTTGAAACAGCCTTGTGATTGATATCCGCATAAGTGAGCTGTAAGGCCTTCCAAAGCCTCCACATATTATTTAGAGATTTTCGGAACTAATATTGAAAAGGTTGAAATGGTGTTTTGTTTAAGTGGCATAATTTCACATGttaatttctttcatatttCCTTCTCATAGTTCCTCTTGGTATCAAGtatccaatactattcaccaagtgtggctaagatcttttCGAGTGTCCAAgcaaaacttctctaacctaatttagacattccacactataattttaaaaacactgTACTTGGTGCTACTATCGAAcatactattcactctaaaagaagtgaaaataaactttacattttaaaatcttaaatatacaCACTAACCTAACTATACAATccgtttatcaaaattcaattcTAAAGTTcctcaaaataatcaaaatgcgTTTTCGAACAAGCGTTTCgtttgaaaactgaaaatgagtttattgcaccataaattttaaataatcaactaagtcCAATGGCGCAAACCGTATCTCCTTCTGACACtcctaactatctcaaataaataaaattacatttctgGCATCATAGTGAGTGGCAACAATAACTATGCTGACATACCAAAATCTACGTGAGTGGTCAATCCgtgaaaatttacaaaaatttcacGAGATTCATAAAACCTATAGAATTCCACaattgaatttctagcgggctattACACGCCGCCAACTGTTAATGCCTAAAAATAGTGCAACAAGCCGAAaagggagaaagagtcattcctaGCCCCTTGAGACGATTCGGGCCTCAAAAGGTGCGGTGTGGAG
Coding sequences within it:
- the LOC118344731 gene encoding uncharacterized protein LOC118344731, with product MTPERLESKTKPGNCTALYFAAQSEIVTIAEVMVKKNNKLPMIPKDDISKVDHFTRYITQNSGNCKVNTWREGTSLVSFGNVGQKTFGNWQQKLAISVGKMLKLLGRFCNKALMQASAHQLVYRLWKQLRGDIYFSSTAIDDDKHMMKLLVEATKVGNLEFVIILIRSYPDLIWQVDKEYGTLFHVAVKHRQERVFNLIYDIGVLKGNLASYEADGGNNMAIAFFRSTEYRLRSSPSNATIVIVVSSTYMREIEKIVPKLYVNKRNEEGETPRDILKRTHKELQKNGEIKIKICTLMDDVKEFEKIHTELMEDLENSSRSTSLVGDN